The DNA segment AAACCCATATGGAACGCggagaaagaaaacatgctaCGCTCACACAAATCCTACCCATTGTCTTTAACACttgcatacacactcatgcacgtAAACACAcgggaagatgggggaggggagagagtggCGAGAGACAGACACGGATATAGACCGGCCAGAGTCAATGCGAGTCAAGTTAAAGCTTTCTCCGCCCCCATCCATAAGTACCCCCTCCCGTGTTAATTGATTCCAAACAAAGCAAGCCAATCAAGAGATGCATGATTATATTCAGGCCGAGGGAGACGAGAAGCAcgtatttttttaattgatttatttatttggaggacATTAATTCTCGGTCTGAGGCCGATTTTCAAACCGTTTGCAAAGCGCGGCTCCATTGTTCGCCCGGAGCGCAGGCCCCGCCCCCTGCTTTGTGTGCGGCGCGCGGATTGGCCAGCGCGCGCGGGGGCCGCGTCAGCGCCCGCGAGCCCATTCATCTGTGCACTTGGGCGTTGGACCCCGCATCTTATTAGCAACCAGGgagatttctccattttcctcttgTCTACAGTGCGGCTACaaatctgggatttttttttattacttctttttttaaaaaattacacttGGGCTCCTTTTTTGTGCTCGACTTTTCcacctttttccctccctcctgcgCTGCTGCTTTTTTGATCTCTtcgactaaaaaaaaaaaaaaaatttttttttttttttttaaatccggAGTGTATTTAATCGggtctcttctgtcctcctcgccaccccaccccctccctccgGTGAGTGTGCCGCCGccgctgttgctgctgctgctgccgctgctgctcgTCCCGTCGTTACACCAACCCAAGAAGGCTCTTTGTTTCCTCTCTTGGATCTGTTGAGTTTCTTTGTTGAAGAAGCCAGCATGGGTGCCCAGTTCTCCAAGACCGCAGCGAAGGGAGAAGCCGCCGCGGAGAGGCCCGGGGAGGCGGCTGTGGCCTCGTCGCCTTCCAAAGCCAATGGGCAGGTAAATTCTACCTGTGGTTCTGGGGTGCATTTCTTGGGTGTCTTTCTCGAATCTGGACGCCTCTCCTTCCCGCTGGTCGCGCCAGAGGCGCATTCCGGGGAGAGGAACATGGCCAGACCCTAGTCTGAAAGTTGAATGGGAGACGGTAGCTTAAATTGTCAATTTTTCATAGGAAGGgtacccccagcccccaccccaaagGAGTGGTTCCTAAGGATCCTGGCGAATTCTTGAGTAGAGGGGCAGGAAGAGTGATAAATCGTCTAAAATGGCGTGGTTTGGATATTGGCTGAACGTGACTAGCTAGGTTTCCCCCCCCCACGCCCCTTCGGGTTGCATTTGTGTTTGGGGCCACAGCGATGTTTGGGTGGCTCTCGTATTTATTGTCGAGACTGAGTCGTCTTTGAGATTTctggtgtggttgtgtgtgtgtgtgtgtgtgtgtgtgtgtgcgtgtgcgcgcgcgcgcgcgcttgggtgtatgtgtgtgtaggaaggGGGGAGCCGACGCGGACGGCAGTGGAGACAGGCAAGCTGAGAAGGCTTGTCTTATTGTATCCAGAGGCAGGGTGCCCTAGGTTCTTGGCGAGGCGGCTGGTTGAGAGCTGGACAGGCTGCTTTTCGAAGTGCCTTCCGATGGGTCTATTTTGTAGCTGTGTTATCACACACCCATACGACTCTTTAAATGGTGTCCCTGGTGTGGTGGGAATAcccagtgggttttttttaaagacccttTCCTGTGGGCCAAGAGGAGACAGTTCTGGTGTTTTGGTCCGGACTAGTTCACGTGAGTGGCACCTCGGCCACCCTCGAGGACTGGCCCAGTGCTGCTGCGACCCAGGCAGAGAGCTGCGGTTGGGTGGGCTTAAGAGGTCGGCCATGGCTGGCTGCTTCACAAACACCGGGCACCCACCACGCCTCTTTTCCTAGAGCAAAGGCTGTGTTGCATTCGCCCTGCTATAAATCTACCGGGGGCAAGACCGGCTCTGTCAAGAGGCTTTCAAcccgttaaaaaaaaaaaatgctaaaggaGCTGCCGGGGCGCGCCCCGATCTGCAGAATTAGGAGCGAAGGTGGGCGTGGGAGCAGGGCCGAGACTTCAGAAATAATGGGTTTTCCCCAGCCCTGCTGGTGGCTGAGCCTCGGAGAGGGCCGAGCAGCCACCTGAGCTTTGTTTGCGGACTCCCGGGCTGTGCGATCCCGGCTCGGGGGCGCCTCGGCCTGCGGGCAGGGCCCGGCTAAGGCAGGGCGGGGTGGCCCCGCCCCTGAGCGCTCGCCTGCCGGTCCACCCGCCCGCGCTCTGCTCGGTGCGGTGGAGGCGCAGCGCCCCCTGCCGCCTCCAAGCCCGGGGCGCGCAGCCCCAGGCCCGGGAGCTCGGGCCGTCCAGGGCGGGAGGGATGGGGATCCTGATGCAGACCGGGAGCCTGGCTCGCCCAAGCCTCGTGCGCCCCTCTCCGAACTCCCCGGGGGACCTGGGCCACCTCTGTCCATCCTCCCGCCGCGATCAGCGGGCCACGTGCCGTAGGGCGCACGGGTCCCTTCCTAAGCTGCTCCCGGGTGGGCGGGGACCGCACTGCTTTGGCCGCACCGAGTGAcactcctggttttttttttttttttctttctctctctctctttttttttttttttcctgccccgCAGGAGAATGGCCACGTCAAAGTGAACGGGGACGCATCGCCCGCGGCCGCCGAGCCAGGGGCCAAGGAGGAACTGCAGGCCAACGGCAGCGCCCCGGCCGCCGAGAAGGAGGAGCCCGCGGCCGGTGGCGCCGCGTCCCCCTCCGCGGCCGACAAAGACGAGGCGGCCGCGGCCCCCGAGCCGGGTGCAGGCGCCGCCGCCGAGAAGGAAGCCGCCGAGGCCGAGCCCGCCGAGCCCGGGTCCCCCGCCGCCGAGGCCGAGGCCGCGTCCGCCTCCTCCACGTCGTCGCCCAAGGCGGAGGACGGGGCCGCGCCTTCGCCCAGCAGCGAGAccccgaaaaaaaaaaagaagcgcTTCTCCTTCAAGAAATCCTTCAAGCTGAGCGGCTTCTCCttcaagaagaacaagaaggaggCGGGCGAGGGCGCTGAGGCCGAGGGCGCCACCGCCGACGGCGCCAAGGACGAGGCGGCTGCAGCGGCCAGCGAGGCGAGCGCCGCCCCGGGAGAGCAGGCGGGCGGGGCGGGCGCCGAGGGCGCGGCGGGCGGAGAGGCGCGGGAGGCCGAGGCGGCGGAGGGCGAGCAGCAGCAGCCCGAACAGCAGCAGCCCGAGCAGCCGGCGACCCAGGAGACCCCGGCCGAGGAGCCGTCGGAGGCCGCGGGGGAGAAGGCCAGCGAGGAGCCCGCTCCCAGCGccagcgccgccgccgccaccgcggGCGACGCGCCCTCCGCCGCGGGGCCGGAGCAGGAGGGGCCGGCCGAGGAAGCCGCCGCGGCGTCCGCCGTCCCCACCGCGTCGCCGGAGCCGCAGCCCGAGTGCAGTCCGGAGGCGCCCCCCGCGCCCGCCGCCGAGTAAGCGGACGAGCGCTCTGACGTCATCGAAGAACTTTTCCCCCCTCGTTTGTTTGTTGGAGTGGTGCCAGGTACTGGTTTTGGCGAACTTGTCTACAACCAGGGATTGATTTTTAaagatgtccttttttttttttttttttttttaaattttacattattttttagcagccaattttgttcttttttttttttttagcccccttccccacagatcccatctcaaaTCATTGTTACCGCCATTCCGACAGGTCGAGGACAGTTTAAGAcagcttcctctgccttcttttttttctttgtttttaacttttttttttttgcatcagtaTTAATGTTTTTTGCATACTTTGcatctttattaaaaaatgtaaactttCTTTGTCAGATCTATGGACATGCCCATATATATGAAGGAGATGGGTAGGTCAAAAGGAATATCAAATGAAGCGATAGGGGCCACTATGGGAAATCGCAGCAGTGCATAACATTGCCAAGATAATATGCCACTAGAAATGACGGTGTAAAGgcttagggttttttgttttgttttgttttgttttgttttgtttttttttttagagaaaagttATTACGATGTATTTTGTGAGGCAGGTTTACAACACTACAAGTTTtcaataagaaggaaagagaaaaaaagaaatgaa comes from the Onychomys torridus chromosome 19, mOncTor1.1, whole genome shotgun sequence genome and includes:
- the Marcks gene encoding myristoylated alanine-rich C-kinase substrate — encoded protein: MGAQFSKTAAKGEAAAERPGEAAVASSPSKANGQENGHVKVNGDASPAAAEPGAKEELQANGSAPAAEKEEPAAGGAASPSAADKDEAAAAPEPGAGAAAEKEAAEAEPAEPGSPAAEAEAASASSTSSPKAEDGAAPSPSSETPKKKKKRFSFKKSFKLSGFSFKKNKKEAGEGAEAEGATADGAKDEAAAAASEASAAPGEQAGGAGAEGAAGGEAREAEAAEGEQQQPEQQQPEQPATQETPAEEPSEAAGEKASEEPAPSASAAAATAGDAPSAAGPEQEGPAEEAAAASAVPTASPEPQPECSPEAPPAPAAE